The following coding sequences are from one Verrucomicrobiia bacterium window:
- a CDS encoding Gfo/Idh/MocA family oxidoreductase — protein MKKTNTQQTEVTRRNFLKGATVVAGAAAVGFPSILHAQANITLNAAIIGLGGRGSGAGNNFLSAAQAAGVQAKIVATADIFPGKARDLQDKWGVPENQRFSGFDSYIKAMQVPGVNYVILAEPPGFRPIHFKTAIELGKHVFTEKPVATDAPGCRIMYAAYEMAKQKGLKVAAGTQRRHQAGYVETIKRLQDGAIGDIVTLRAYWVNGGPIWHRGVKPGVSPLEVQINNWYHYIWLSGDHICEQHVHNLDVCNWIMNGHPVRCWGMGARQQLGDKAGEIWDNFAVEYEYANGARMYSYCGQIKRAWASVSEAVHGTQGTSNPSGSITTKDGQRWRSSLRLQSNDPYTQEHIDLINAIVKGTELNEAKNVTDSTLTAIMGREAAYSGGEVKWDDILNNEFKYGPDLLYTDVSKMQWGEFRTLKPPMPSQHNILAKPAQVSVA, from the coding sequence ATGAAAAAGACCAATACACAGCAAACTGAAGTCACCCGTCGTAACTTTTTGAAGGGCGCCACCGTCGTGGCGGGCGCCGCCGCCGTGGGTTTCCCCTCGATTCTTCACGCGCAGGCAAACATCACGCTGAACGCGGCCATCATTGGGCTGGGCGGCCGCGGCTCCGGCGCGGGCAATAATTTCCTCTCCGCGGCCCAAGCCGCCGGCGTGCAGGCCAAGATTGTGGCCACCGCGGACATTTTCCCCGGCAAGGCCCGCGACCTGCAGGACAAATGGGGTGTGCCGGAAAACCAGCGGTTCAGCGGTTTTGACAGCTACATCAAGGCCATGCAAGTGCCGGGGGTGAACTATGTCATCCTGGCCGAGCCGCCCGGTTTCCGGCCGATTCACTTCAAGACCGCCATCGAGCTGGGCAAGCATGTATTCACGGAAAAGCCGGTGGCGACCGACGCCCCGGGCTGCCGCATCATGTACGCGGCCTACGAGATGGCGAAGCAGAAGGGATTGAAAGTGGCCGCCGGCACGCAACGGCGCCATCAGGCGGGTTATGTGGAGACCATCAAACGTTTGCAGGACGGGGCAATTGGGGACATCGTCACCCTGCGGGCCTACTGGGTCAACGGCGGCCCGATCTGGCATCGCGGTGTCAAACCCGGTGTCAGCCCGCTGGAGGTGCAGATTAATAACTGGTACCACTACATCTGGCTGTCCGGCGACCACATTTGCGAGCAGCACGTGCACAACCTGGACGTCTGCAACTGGATCATGAACGGGCATCCCGTCCGTTGCTGGGGCATGGGCGCCCGCCAGCAACTCGGCGACAAGGCCGGGGAAATTTGGGACAACTTTGCCGTGGAGTACGAGTATGCCAACGGGGCCCGCATGTACAGCTACTGCGGCCAGATCAAACGCGCGTGGGCCAGTGTCAGCGAGGCCGTGCATGGCACCCAGGGCACTTCCAACCCCAGCGGCAGCATCACAACCAAGGACGGCCAGCGCTGGCGCAGCAGCCTGCGCTTGCAGAGCAATGATCCTTACACCCAGGAGCACATTGACCTCATTAATGCCATCGTTAAAGGCACCGAGTTGAACGAGGCCAAAAATGTGACCGACAGCACCTTGACGGCCATCATGGGCCGCGAGGCGGCCTACAGCGGCGGCGAGGTCAAATGGGACGACATCCTGAACAACGAGTTCAAGTACGGACCCGACCTGCTCTACACCGATGTATCCAAGATGCAGTGGGGCGAGTTCCGCACGCTCAAACCGCCGATGCCCAGCCAGCACAACATTCTGGCCAAGCCGGCGCAGGTCAGCGTGGCTTAA
- a CDS encoding SurA N-terminal domain-containing protein, translating into MTKRIQWLGALAGLCCLWATMAVHGQSLRRDGILAIVHNAVITAGDVDYLTEPVMAALRVMYQNRDELRQRQEKAFQDGLETLIERKLILHEFKTSGLMLPETVIDEEIRDRIRKRFGDRVQLIQTLKAQGRTFESWRQEVREQIIEEAMRAKNVSRAILISPHKIESYYATNQQQFAHEDQVKLLMIRLEGRGEGMEAAKKRGLEIWGKLKSGQPFREMLIYNEGAQSDWGWVDRKSLRRGITDQFFHLKPGQYTPLVGRSLDSEEHGYWVFVYGEDGQVKMARRYLVQQDGSEKLAAEHQAGDPALNDAPPPREFYLLFVEDVRSRSVRPLPEVRNEIEKLLVVQERDRLQKKWINRLRAKTFVQIF; encoded by the coding sequence ATGACAAAGCGAATCCAATGGTTGGGAGCGCTGGCCGGGCTGTGCTGCCTGTGGGCCACGATGGCGGTGCACGGCCAGAGTCTGAGACGCGATGGCATTCTGGCCATTGTCCACAATGCGGTGATCACCGCCGGGGACGTGGATTACCTGACGGAGCCGGTGATGGCCGCGTTGCGGGTGATGTATCAGAACCGGGATGAACTGCGCCAGCGGCAGGAAAAGGCTTTTCAGGACGGCCTGGAGACGCTCATCGAACGCAAGCTCATCCTGCATGAGTTCAAGACCTCGGGGCTGATGCTGCCGGAAACGGTGATTGATGAGGAAATCCGGGATCGTATTCGCAAGCGTTTCGGGGACCGGGTGCAGTTGATTCAAACCTTGAAGGCCCAGGGGCGGACGTTTGAATCCTGGCGGCAGGAGGTGCGCGAGCAGATCATTGAGGAGGCCATGCGCGCCAAGAATGTGAGCCGGGCCATCCTGATTTCTCCCCACAAAATTGAGTCTTACTACGCCACCAATCAACAGCAGTTTGCGCACGAAGACCAGGTCAAACTGCTGATGATCCGCCTGGAGGGACGCGGCGAGGGCATGGAAGCCGCCAAAAAACGCGGATTGGAGATTTGGGGCAAACTAAAATCCGGCCAGCCGTTTCGTGAGATGTTGATTTATAACGAAGGCGCCCAGAGCGACTGGGGCTGGGTGGATCGCAAGAGCCTGCGGCGGGGGATTACGGATCAGTTTTTCCATTTGAAACCTGGCCAGTACACCCCGCTGGTGGGCCGAAGCCTGGATTCGGAGGAGCATGGCTATTGGGTTTTTGTTTATGGCGAAGACGGCCAGGTGAAAATGGCCCGGCGGTATCTGGTTCAGCAAGACGGCTCGGAAAAACTGGCTGCTGAACATCAAGCCGGAGATCCAGCCTTGAATGATGCTCCGCCGCCCCGCGAGTTTTATCTCTTATTTGTGGAAGACGTGCGCAGCCGCAGTGTGCGTCCCCTGCCCGAGGTGCGCAACGAGATCGAAAAACTGCTGGTGGTGCAGGAGCGGGACCGCCTCCAAAAGAAGTGGATTAACCGCTTGCGTGCCAAAACCTTTGTGCAAATATTCTAA
- a CDS encoding acyl-CoA thioesterase, translated as MNEPRPATPAAYQHTLSLRVRYSETDQMGTYYNSRVLEWFECARTELLRSLGLPYAEMERRGVLLPLVEAHVEYLGRARYDDLLQLTVRAAPEGRARLRCMVEIVHGETGKPVARGYTVHGFTDAQGKPIRPPAWFWEAFEKALARQNTPSPVASSE; from the coding sequence ATGAATGAGCCACGCCCGGCCACGCCGGCCGCCTATCAGCATACGCTGAGCTTGCGCGTCCGTTACAGTGAAACGGATCAGATGGGCACTTACTACAACTCCCGGGTCCTCGAATGGTTTGAGTGCGCCCGGACCGAGCTGCTCCGCAGCCTGGGGCTGCCCTACGCGGAAATGGAGCGCCGCGGCGTCCTGCTGCCGCTCGTTGAAGCCCACGTCGAATACCTCGGCCGCGCCCGCTATGATGACCTGCTGCAGTTGACCGTCCGGGCCGCGCCCGAAGGCCGCGCGCGCCTGCGCTGTATGGTGGAAATCGTCCACGGCGAGACGGGCAAACCCGTGGCCCGCGGCTACACCGTGCATGGGTTCACCGATGCCCAGGGCAAACCCATCCGGCCCCCGGCATGGTTCTGGGAGGCGTTTGAAAAGGCGCTGGCCCGGCAAAACACCCCCTCCCCCGTGGCCAGCTCCGAATGA
- a CDS encoding mannonate dehydratase, whose translation MKLGLGLYRHQLDEPHFRFARQCGCTHIVAHLVDYFRSSRSNLPGDQPVGDDLGWGLAGDPDQLWTVEELVTLRRRVNAAGLELEAIENFDPAHWHDVLLDGPRKAEQLENVKRIIWNLGEAGIPIMGYNFSIAGVAGRVKGPFARGGAEAVGMEGPVDKPMPQGMVWNMVYDPHAPPGTVPPATPEQLWQRCRDFLEAVLPVAEAAGVTLAAHPDDPPMPTVRGQPRLVYQPHLYQKLIALAPSPRNQLEFCVGTLAEMTEGDVYEAVDTYSRQGRIAYVHLRNVRGKVPTYKETFIDEGDVDVLEVLRILKRNGFSGVIIPDHAPQMTCSAPWHAGMAYALGYLQAALKAV comes from the coding sequence ATGAAACTGGGACTTGGACTTTACCGTCATCAACTGGACGAGCCGCATTTTCGTTTTGCCCGTCAGTGCGGCTGCACGCATATCGTGGCGCATCTGGTGGATTATTTCCGCTCATCCCGCAGCAATTTGCCGGGGGATCAACCTGTGGGCGATGATTTAGGATGGGGGCTGGCGGGTGATCCTGATCAGTTGTGGACGGTGGAAGAACTGGTGACCCTGCGCCGCAGGGTCAATGCGGCCGGCCTCGAATTGGAGGCCATTGAAAACTTTGATCCAGCCCACTGGCATGATGTGCTGCTGGATGGCCCCCGCAAGGCGGAGCAGCTTGAGAACGTGAAGCGCATCATCTGGAATCTGGGGGAAGCCGGCATTCCCATCATGGGCTACAACTTTTCCATCGCCGGAGTGGCCGGGCGGGTCAAAGGCCCTTTTGCGCGCGGCGGAGCAGAAGCCGTGGGCATGGAGGGGCCAGTGGACAAGCCCATGCCCCAAGGCATGGTGTGGAACATGGTTTATGATCCGCACGCGCCGCCGGGCACCGTGCCCCCCGCCACGCCGGAGCAGTTGTGGCAGCGCTGCCGTGATTTTCTGGAGGCCGTCCTGCCCGTGGCCGAAGCGGCGGGGGTCACACTGGCGGCGCATCCGGATGATCCCCCCATGCCCACCGTGCGTGGCCAGCCGCGGCTGGTTTATCAGCCGCATTTATATCAGAAACTCATTGCGTTAGCTCCCAGCCCGCGAAACCAGTTGGAGTTCTGCGTGGGTACTCTGGCGGAAATGACCGAGGGAGATGTCTATGAGGCCGTGGACACCTACAGCCGGCAGGGGCGCATTGCCTATGTGCATCTGCGCAACGTGCGGGGCAAGGTGCCCACTTACAAGGAAACCTTCATTGATGAAGGGGACGTGGACGTGCTGGAGGTATTGCGCATCCTCAAGCGCAATGGTTTTTCGGGTGTGATCATCCCGGATCACGCCCCGCAAATGACTTGCTCCGCCCCGTGGCATGCCGGCATGGCCTATGCCCTGGGTTATTTGCAGGCTGCGCTCAAGGCGGTGTGA
- a CDS encoding Gfo/Idh/MocA family oxidoreductase, producing MNRRKFLKAGLFTTAALNIVPGGVLGLNGQTPANNRLNIAGVGVGGQGHSDLRNMKSENIVALCDVDWRQAAGAFKEWPEAKKYKDYRVMLDEMEKSIDAVVVATPDHMHAFASIAAMQRGKHVYCEKPLTHSVYEARMVAQVAKEKKVATQMGNQGQASEETRRLCEFVWDGAIGNVLEAHIWTDRPSQGLFNEYWPQGVARPKETPPVPEGLDWDLWVGPAPMRPYHPAYLPFKWRGWWDFGTGALGDIGCHAIDPIFRACKLTAPVSVQASSTRVNTETYPLGSMVTYQFPARGNLPPMKLVWYDGGLRPPRPDGLPDGVTMGDNGRLLVGDKGFILGNRLFPESRRKEYTDPPRSLERSPGHYQEWILACKGGKTPGSNFAFAGPLTEAVLLGNVALRVQLREELTRTKLLWDPVAFKFTNCPEANAFLKRDYREGWKLV from the coding sequence ATGAATCGTCGGAAATTTCTCAAAGCCGGACTTTTTACCACCGCCGCCCTGAACATTGTTCCCGGCGGGGTGCTGGGATTAAACGGGCAAACTCCCGCCAACAACCGTTTGAACATCGCGGGGGTGGGCGTTGGGGGGCAGGGTCACAGTGACCTGCGCAACATGAAGAGCGAAAACATCGTGGCCCTGTGCGACGTGGACTGGCGGCAGGCGGCCGGGGCCTTCAAGGAGTGGCCGGAAGCCAAAAAATACAAGGACTACCGCGTAATGCTGGACGAGATGGAAAAGAGCATTGATGCGGTGGTGGTGGCCACGCCCGACCACATGCATGCCTTTGCCAGCATCGCCGCCATGCAACGCGGCAAGCACGTCTATTGCGAGAAACCGCTGACGCATTCGGTGTATGAAGCCCGCATGGTGGCCCAGGTGGCAAAGGAGAAAAAAGTCGCCACCCAGATGGGCAACCAGGGCCAGGCCTCGGAAGAAACCCGCCGGCTGTGCGAATTTGTATGGGATGGCGCCATTGGCAATGTTCTGGAGGCTCACATCTGGACGGATCGCCCCTCCCAGGGCCTGTTCAACGAGTACTGGCCCCAGGGCGTAGCCCGCCCCAAGGAAACTCCGCCGGTGCCCGAGGGCTTGGACTGGGATTTGTGGGTCGGCCCCGCCCCCATGCGGCCCTATCATCCTGCTTATCTGCCCTTCAAGTGGCGGGGCTGGTGGGACTTCGGGACGGGCGCGCTGGGTGACATTGGCTGTCACGCCATTGACCCGATCTTTCGCGCCTGCAAACTTACCGCGCCCGTCAGCGTGCAGGCCTCCTCCACGCGGGTCAATACCGAGACCTACCCCCTCGGCTCAATGGTCACCTACCAGTTTCCGGCGCGCGGCAACCTGCCGCCCATGAAACTGGTCTGGTACGACGGCGGCCTGCGCCCGCCGCGGCCCGACGGGCTGCCCGACGGCGTCACGATGGGGGACAATGGACGATTGCTGGTGGGCGACAAGGGATTCATCCTGGGCAACCGCCTGTTCCCGGAATCCCGCCGCAAGGAATATACAGACCCGCCGCGCAGTCTGGAACGCTCACCGGGGCACTATCAGGAGTGGATCCTGGCCTGCAAAGGCGGCAAAACCCCCGGCAGCAACTTTGCCTTCGCCGGGCCGCTCACCGAGGCCGTGCTGTTGGGGAATGTGGCGTTAAGGGTGCAACTGCGCGAGGAATTAACCCGCACCAAACTGCTGTGGGACCCGGTGGCCTTCAAGTTCACCAACTGCCCGGAGGCTAACGCCTTCCTCAAGCGGGATTACCGCGAAGGCTGGAAACTGGTCTAA
- a CDS encoding SDR family oxidoreductase, translated as MSKQTKLNQATDCALHAWPCPFRLDGELALITGGGTGLGLAMGRCLAAAGARVILVGRRVAALEAAAHSIGPLAGFAVHDVDQVAEAPRFIEQVQKAHGTITILINNAGIHLKKPAVETTEQEFLQVLTTHVLGAHALSRAVAPAMIQRGRGSLLFIASMASLFGIPKVVAYSAAKSAYVGMVRALATELSPHGVRVNAIAPGWMDTDMSQKALANDPARRQKILSRTPMGRLGHPEDVGMAAVYLCSPAARFVTGVVLPVDGGASIGF; from the coding sequence ATGAGCAAACAGACAAAGCTTAATCAGGCCACCGACTGCGCCTTGCATGCATGGCCTTGTCCGTTTCGTCTGGACGGCGAGCTGGCCTTGATCACCGGCGGCGGCACCGGCCTGGGACTGGCGATGGGGCGATGCCTGGCTGCAGCGGGGGCACGGGTTATTTTGGTGGGACGACGCGTGGCGGCCCTGGAAGCCGCGGCGCACAGCATCGGGCCACTGGCGGGCTTTGCGGTGCATGATGTAGATCAGGTGGCCGAGGCGCCGCGCTTCATCGAGCAGGTGCAAAAGGCCCATGGGACCATCACCATTCTGATCAATAACGCGGGCATTCACCTGAAAAAGCCGGCGGTGGAGACCACCGAGCAGGAGTTCCTGCAGGTGCTGACCACCCATGTGTTGGGGGCGCATGCCCTCAGCCGCGCGGTGGCGCCGGCCATGATCCAGCGGGGACGCGGCAGCCTGCTGTTTATTGCCTCCATGGCCTCGCTGTTCGGCATCCCCAAGGTGGTGGCTTACAGCGCGGCCAAAAGCGCTTACGTGGGTATGGTGCGCGCCCTGGCCACCGAGCTGTCGCCGCACGGGGTGCGCGTCAATGCCATTGCTCCCGGCTGGATGGATACGGACATGTCCCAAAAAGCCCTGGCCAATGATCCGGCGCGCCGGCAGAAGATCCTCAGCCGTACTCCCATGGGCCGCCTGGGACATCCTGAAGATGTGGGCATGGCGGCGGTCTATTTGTGTTCGCCGGCCGCCCGGTTTGTCACCGGGGTGGTCTTGCCCGTGGATGGCGGGGCGAGCATCGGCTTTTAG
- a CDS encoding beta-galactosidase, giving the protein MKYTPKPDWHTALKLAWLLTLSLPLAAAPAPPMLLEDFEGPTNRWSFSPGAEFPGAKGRFFFSPQAAHAGKMGGRLEFDFSGGGNYVAAIFRVPTNVPTHLNALQFWVRRPEGHSLVFRYTDPTGQTLQKPVECPAGRWVRASVTFAQWSGHWGGANDGKIHGPPQQLALLIDNGETRQGVLDFDDLTLINADALIARVSWPAYQFTEAEGWRLRVDGNGGASRLEGRQWTLDFSQGARSIGLSLPERTLLGNVDRLRLRLRGDLQGHPVRLSVYTHFMTFHKELTRVPSTTGDGITEYVTDGPPGPGWEWYGGENDGKMHGPLRLGTLQVQAGNLRDQRTVELLEVRIDGSCPADKRCLLTADTREQQGRWQSTATLRALSETPLEGELTWVWRTWEGQEVARNRQKVRVPALGQPLEITVPLPRQTATKFLEAEFSVDLPGQDVPPVTTAWVAPLETRGEATLEPESLFGMGLYLYRYGGDARGLAQMEQAAQMARDAGVKWSREEFAWSRIEPRKGEFQWKFYDDMMACAKRNGITVYAIVCYWAPWTKAYTPEGVDDYVRYVQALVRRYGKDIKQWEIWNEPNIFFWQGPKEMYAELLKRSYAAIKELDPQAEVLGLSTAGIDYKFIDQMLALQAPFDILTIHPYRRVLKDTEFIADLKKASDKVMLPDGRRRPVWLTEMGWATFTPHNTLRQDFVPTTLRAQAELIARSYLCAIVSGVEPRTFWYNFRNDGEDPIYFEHQMGIVHRDFRPKPAYRAYAVLAGLLRGKVLERQLPMEGDTLAYTFKAKQGASRVTAVWNPLRDAQVTVPVDSAQVTLMNTMGESRRVAAPNGRCSVSLRKGAVLYLLH; this is encoded by the coding sequence ATGAAATATACGCCCAAACCCGACTGGCACACCGCCCTCAAGCTGGCCTGGCTGCTAACACTTTCCCTGCCCCTGGCGGCAGCCCCTGCCCCGCCGATGTTGCTCGAAGACTTTGAAGGCCCCACCAACCGCTGGTCGTTCAGTCCTGGTGCAGAATTCCCGGGTGCCAAAGGCCGCTTCTTCTTTTCCCCGCAGGCCGCCCATGCCGGGAAAATGGGCGGCCGTCTGGAGTTCGATTTTTCCGGCGGCGGCAATTACGTGGCAGCAATTTTCCGGGTCCCCACCAACGTGCCAACCCATCTTAATGCCTTGCAATTCTGGGTGAGGCGCCCCGAAGGCCACAGCCTTGTCTTTCGCTACACGGACCCCACCGGCCAGACCCTGCAAAAGCCGGTGGAATGTCCGGCCGGCCGCTGGGTGCGGGCCTCGGTAACCTTCGCGCAGTGGTCGGGCCACTGGGGTGGCGCCAACGATGGGAAAATCCACGGCCCGCCACAGCAACTGGCCCTTTTGATTGACAACGGCGAGACCCGCCAGGGCGTACTGGACTTCGATGACCTGACTCTTATCAATGCCGATGCCTTGATAGCCCGCGTGTCCTGGCCTGCGTACCAGTTCACTGAGGCCGAGGGCTGGCGTCTGCGGGTGGACGGCAACGGGGGAGCCAGCCGCCTGGAGGGCCGCCAATGGACGCTCGATTTTTCCCAAGGCGCGCGCTCCATCGGCCTAAGCCTGCCGGAGCGCACCTTGTTGGGCAATGTGGACCGCCTGCGCCTGCGTTTGCGCGGCGATTTACAGGGGCACCCCGTCCGTCTCAGTGTGTACACGCACTTCATGACCTTTCACAAAGAGCTGACCCGCGTGCCCTCCACCACCGGCGACGGCATTACCGAATATGTCACCGACGGCCCGCCCGGCCCGGGCTGGGAATGGTACGGAGGCGAGAACGACGGCAAGATGCACGGCCCGCTGCGCTTGGGCACGCTGCAGGTGCAAGCCGGCAACCTGCGGGATCAGCGCACCGTGGAATTGCTCGAAGTCCGCATTGACGGCTCCTGCCCCGCCGACAAACGCTGCCTGCTTACCGCCGACACCCGCGAGCAGCAAGGCCGCTGGCAAAGCACCGCCACGTTGCGCGCACTTTCTGAAACACCGCTCGAAGGCGAGCTAACGTGGGTGTGGCGCACCTGGGAGGGCCAGGAAGTGGCCCGCAACCGCCAAAAAGTGCGCGTGCCTGCCCTGGGCCAGCCGCTGGAGATTACCGTGCCACTGCCAAGGCAAACTGCCACTAAATTCCTGGAGGCCGAGTTCTCCGTGGACCTCCCCGGCCAGGATGTGCCCCCCGTGACCACCGCCTGGGTGGCCCCGCTGGAAACCAGAGGGGAGGCCACGCTGGAGCCGGAGTCGCTCTTTGGCATGGGGCTGTACCTCTATCGTTACGGCGGCGATGCCCGCGGCCTGGCCCAAATGGAACAGGCCGCCCAGATGGCCCGCGATGCCGGGGTCAAGTGGTCACGCGAAGAATTCGCCTGGTCACGCATCGAGCCGCGCAAAGGCGAATTCCAATGGAAATTCTACGACGACATGATGGCCTGCGCCAAACGCAACGGCATCACCGTGTATGCCATCGTCTGTTACTGGGCGCCCTGGACCAAGGCCTACACCCCGGAGGGCGTGGACGATTACGTGCGCTATGTCCAGGCCCTGGTGCGGCGCTATGGCAAGGACATTAAACAATGGGAAATCTGGAATGAACCCAACATCTTTTTCTGGCAGGGGCCCAAGGAAATGTACGCCGAGCTGCTGAAGCGCAGTTACGCCGCCATCAAGGAGTTGGATCCGCAGGCCGAGGTGCTGGGGCTTTCCACCGCCGGCATTGATTACAAGTTCATTGACCAGATGCTCGCCCTGCAGGCGCCGTTCGACATCCTGACCATTCACCCCTACCGCCGGGTGCTCAAGGACACCGAGTTCATTGCCGATTTGAAGAAGGCCTCCGACAAGGTCATGCTGCCCGATGGCCGCCGGCGGCCGGTGTGGCTCACCGAGATGGGCTGGGCCACATTTACACCGCACAACACGTTGCGCCAGGATTTTGTGCCCACCACCCTTCGCGCCCAGGCCGAGCTGATCGCACGCAGCTACCTGTGCGCCATTGTCTCCGGGGTGGAGCCGCGCACGTTTTGGTACAACTTCCGCAATGACGGCGAGGACCCCATTTATTTCGAGCATCAGATGGGGATTGTGCACCGGGATTTCCGTCCCAAACCGGCCTATCGCGCCTACGCCGTGCTGGCCGGCCTGCTGCGCGGGAAAGTCCTGGAACGCCAACTACCCATGGAAGGCGACACCCTGGCCTACACATTCAAAGCCAAACAAGGCGCGTCGCGGGTGACCGCCGTCTGGAATCCGCTGCGCGATGCCCAGGTCACGGTGCCCGTGGACAGTGCTCAGGTCACATTAATGAATACGATGGGGGAAAGCCGCCGCGTGGCCGCGCCCAATGGACGTTGCTCGGTATCGCTGCGTAAAGGAGCGGTCCTCTATCTCCTCCATTAA
- a CDS encoding rhamnogalacturonan lyase — protein MFLFSGLALAVVAGIVPPEALGRGTVALQTAPGRVYLGWRLLTTDAPGTAFHVYRSVHEAAPVKLTREPLRRTTDFVDDAAPTNGVAAYFVRPVVQGVEQAMGRPWVINLSQEPRPYLAIPVQTPPGYLPNDAAPGDLDGDGEYEIVLHQAGRGRDNSQRGQTDPPILEAYKLDGTRLWRILLGRNIREGAHYTQFLVFDFDGDGRAEVVCKTADGTVDGTGQVLGDAGADYRSPSGYVLSGPEYLTVFEGRTGRALVTTNYLPPRGDVAAWGDDYGNRVDRFLAAVAYLDGQRPSFIMCRGYYTRTVLVAWDWRDGRLTRRWTFDSHDGPPARREYAGQGNHNLSVADVDGDGRDEIIYGACTVDDNGQGLYTTGLGHGDALHVGDLDPTHAGLEVFGIHEKARHPHGVSFREARTGKILWSKSSADVGRGLAADIDPRHPGTECWAAGAGLSGLWNARGEVISERRPRSCNFAVWWDADPLRELLDRNVITKWNWETATETTLLVAEGCAANNGTKATPCLSADLLGDWREEVLWRSVDGRELRLYVSTLPAAFRLPTLMQDRQYRLAVAWQNVAYNQPPHPSFWLKAPE, from the coding sequence GCGCCCGTCAAATTGACCCGTGAGCCCCTGCGTCGCACGACGGACTTTGTGGACGACGCCGCACCGACCAATGGCGTGGCGGCGTATTTTGTGCGGCCGGTGGTGCAGGGGGTGGAGCAGGCCATGGGTCGTCCTTGGGTCATCAATCTTTCCCAGGAGCCGCGGCCCTATCTGGCCATTCCCGTGCAGACGCCGCCGGGTTACCTGCCCAACGATGCCGCCCCTGGTGATCTCGACGGGGACGGGGAATACGAAATCGTACTGCACCAGGCAGGGCGTGGCCGGGACAATTCGCAGCGGGGACAGACGGATCCGCCCATCCTGGAGGCATACAAGCTGGACGGCACGCGGCTCTGGCGCATCCTCCTGGGCCGCAACATCCGGGAAGGCGCGCATTACACGCAATTCCTGGTGTTTGATTTCGACGGAGATGGCCGCGCGGAAGTGGTTTGCAAAACAGCGGATGGGACGGTGGACGGCACCGGGCAGGTGCTGGGGGATGCCGGGGCGGATTATCGCAGTCCCTCCGGCTATGTGCTGAGCGGGCCGGAATATTTGACGGTGTTTGAGGGACGCACCGGCCGCGCTCTGGTGACCACCAACTATCTTCCCCCCCGGGGGGACGTGGCCGCCTGGGGGGATGATTACGGCAACCGCGTGGATCGTTTCCTGGCGGCGGTGGCCTATCTGGATGGACAGCGGCCCAGTTTTATCATGTGCCGCGGTTATTATACGCGCACCGTGTTGGTGGCGTGGGACTGGCGGGACGGCCGGTTGACCCGACGTTGGACCTTTGACAGCCATGACGGCCCGCCCGCCCGGCGCGAGTACGCCGGCCAGGGGAATCATAACCTGTCCGTGGCCGATGTGGATGGCGACGGGCGCGATGAAATCATTTATGGGGCCTGCACGGTGGATGACAACGGGCAGGGCCTGTACACCACCGGCCTGGGCCATGGTGACGCCCTGCATGTCGGTGATTTGGACCCCACCCATGCCGGTTTGGAGGTTTTTGGCATCCATGAAAAAGCTCGCCATCCTCATGGAGTCTCATTTCGAGAGGCCCGCACGGGAAAAATCCTGTGGAGCAAAAGCTCCGCCGATGTGGGGCGGGGGCTGGCGGCGGACATTGACCCACGGCATCCTGGCACCGAGTGTTGGGCGGCGGGGGCCGGCCTCAGCGGGCTTTGGAACGCCCGGGGCGAAGTAATTTCCGAGCGGCGGCCCCGCTCCTGCAATTTTGCGGTGTGGTGGGACGCGGACCCCTTGCGGGAGCTGCTGGACCGCAATGTGATCACCAAATGGAACTGGGAAACGGCCACGGAGACAACGCTGCTGGTGGCGGAAGGCTGCGCTGCCAACAATGGGACCAAGGCCACCCCGTGTTTGAGCGCCGATCTTCTGGGGGACTGGCGGGAGGAGGTGTTGTGGCGGAGCGTGGATGGGCGGGAGCTGCGCCTATACGTTTCCACCCTTCCGGCCGCCTTCCGGTTGCCCACCCTCATGCAGGACCGGCAATACCGCCTGGCGGTGGCCTGGCAGAATGTCGCTTACAACCAGCCACCGCATCCCAGTTTCTGGCTCAAGGCGCCGGAATAA